One window from the genome of Candidatus Paceibacterota bacterium encodes:
- a CDS encoding SHOCT domain-containing protein, giving the protein MMYGYYGNWGGHILGGLIMFLFWIVVIAFIIWLIRGGKSHFHHGCGHMDRNKDAIDILKERYAKGEINKEEFETKKKDLSSQN; this is encoded by the coding sequence ATGATGTATGGATATTATGGTAATTGGGGCGGTCATATTTTGGGCGGGTTAATTATGTTTCTCTTTTGGATTGTTGTTATTGCCTTTATTATTTGGCTCATTCGAGGAGGCAAATCGCACTTTCATCATGGATGTGGGCATATGGATAGAAATAAAGATGCTATAGACATTCTAAAAGAAAGATACGCCAAAGGTGAAATCAACAAAGAAGAATTTGAGACCAAAAAGAAGGATCTGAGCAGTCAAAACTAG